One window of the Carassius auratus strain Wakin chromosome 20, ASM336829v1, whole genome shotgun sequence genome contains the following:
- the LOC113120428 gene encoding dnaJ homolog subfamily C member 5-like isoform X3, whose protein sequence is MADAKPHSDRPQRKMSTTGDSLYKVLGLEKGATAEDIKRAYRKLALKYHPDKNPDNPEAAEKFKEINNANSILNDETKRKIYDEYGSMGLYVSEQFGEESVKYYFLMSKWWFKAMVMCCAVFSCCCCCCCCCFCCGKCKPPEEENYQYVDPEDLEAQIKAEQDGGVGR, encoded by the exons ATGGCTGACGCCAAGCCGCACTCTGACAGGCCTCAGAGAAAGATGTCCACTACAGGGGACAGTTTATACAAGGTGCTGGGACTGGAGAAAGGGGCCACAGCAGAGGACATTAAAAGAGCCTACAG AAAACTGGCTCTGAAATACCATCCAGACAAGAATCCAGACAACCCCGAAGCCGCAGAAAAGTTTAAAGAAATCAACAATGCCAACTCGATCCTCAACGATGAGACCAAGCGCAAGATCTACGATGAATATGGCTCCATGGGGCTCTACGTGTCCGAGCAGTTTGGAGAAGAGAGTGTCAAATACTACTTCCTCATGTCGAAGTGGTGGTTCAAG GCTATGGTCATGTGCTGTGCCGTTTTCtcctgttgctgctgctgttgctgctgctgtttctgCTGTGGAAAGTGCAAACCACCAGAGGAGGAGAACTACCAGTACGTGGACCCAGAAGACCTGGAGGCCCAGATCAAAGCAGAGCAGGATGGAGGAG TGGGGCGGTGA
- the LOC113120428 gene encoding dnaJ homolog subfamily C member 5-like isoform X2, translating into MADAKPHSDRPQRKMSTTGDSLYKVLGLEKGATAEDIKRAYRKLALKYHPDKNPDNPEAAEKFKEINNANSILNDETKRKIYDEYGSMGLYVSEQFGEESVKYYFLMSKWWFKAMVMCCAVFSCCCCCCCCCFCCGKCKPPEEENYQYVDPEDLEAQIKAEQDGGGETIIIVQPKPSPGPEISSESIPDAK; encoded by the exons ATGGCTGACGCCAAGCCGCACTCTGACAGGCCTCAGAGAAAGATGTCCACTACAGGGGACAGTTTATACAAGGTGCTGGGACTGGAGAAAGGGGCCACAGCAGAGGACATTAAAAGAGCCTACAG AAAACTGGCTCTGAAATACCATCCAGACAAGAATCCAGACAACCCCGAAGCCGCAGAAAAGTTTAAAGAAATCAACAATGCCAACTCGATCCTCAACGATGAGACCAAGCGCAAGATCTACGATGAATATGGCTCCATGGGGCTCTACGTGTCCGAGCAGTTTGGAGAAGAGAGTGTCAAATACTACTTCCTCATGTCGAAGTGGTGGTTCAAG GCTATGGTCATGTGCTGTGCCGTTTTCtcctgttgctgctgctgttgctgctgctgtttctgCTGTGGAAAGTGCAAACCACCAGAGGAGGAGAACTACCAGTACGTGGACCCAGAAGACCTGGAGGCCCAGATCAAAGCAGAGCAGGATGGAGGAG gtgaaaCAATAATTATTGTCCAGCCTAAACCTAGTCCTGGTCCAGAAATCAGCAGTGAATCTATTCCAGATGCAAAATGA